Genomic DNA from Theobroma cacao cultivar B97-61/B2 chromosome 3, Criollo_cocoa_genome_V2, whole genome shotgun sequence:
ATAGAGAGTTATAGCCCAAGTCAATCCTTCTAAGCCACTTCGACATGAAAATTTGATGAGGGATTGACCCTCCAAAGCCATTATCATTGAGAAGAATGGTATTGAGTTGGCCACAGTTTCCCAGCATTTGAGGTATGTTACCACTGAAACTGTTGCCACTGAGGTCAAGAGAGACCATATACTTGTGGAGGCAAAGATAAGGGACAGAGTTGTTTAATATACCGGATAGCCCAAAGCCTGATAGATTCAAGGCTCTGACCTGAAAACTCTTGTTGGAGCAGCAAGACACTCCTGCCCATTGGCAATGAGACTTCGGAGAATTGGATTGATTCCAGGGTAACAAAAGTTGAGTGTGCTTTGGGAGGCTGTCAAGGAACTGGAGAAGGTAAATTGCAGGTGAAGGTAAAGAGACCGatgaaacaaggaaaataaTGACTGAGAAGACAACATGGTACTGGAACAACACCACcatgtttttattaaacaTACATGGACCTTCTGTTGGTGGCATTGATCTGACTGTCTTTGATGCTATGTATTCTTCATGTTTAGTGTGGAATCCACTGATACTTcgatcctttttttttttaggtttgCTTTCAAGGGTGATTTGTGGGTGCTTGATGTGGCAGGCACATGTGCTGAAACAAGTTCCAATGCATCTGGTCGTTTCCTCTTGGATTACAATAtgtaaaaattacaaaaacttGTATTCAAAGAAAAGCTTCTAGGAGGGGAAGGGCTAGGTTGAAATCATGCTATTTTAacgaaataaaataaagttgtTATAAAGTATTGAGGGGGTCCATCACGCACAATAAAAGTATGATGGTGCTTTGTGTAGTTGAAAACATTGAGGCCGCCCATGCCCCCCCTCCCTCACTTAAGGTATGCAATTATATCTGACACAAGTGTGATAATATCTGCATATGTATGTTTGCACATCCTTTCCTATTACTGTATACCTCAAGTAtgatcaaaataaaagttggACAATATGCATTTTCCAATATGATagaaataaaagttaaaacacCCTCAGTCTTATAATTAGTGAGTTACCAACTGAGCCCCCATGTCTTGGTTGTTAATCAAGCAACAGAAAACCCATCATTACTCTCCAGACCTTTATGACTTACGAATAATCATGGGTCAGGTCAGATATCAATCTCAATATATTGTTTCTTAAATTCCAAGACATTAGCATATTTCAATTTGAAAAGTAGATCATATGAGTCCTtccaaaatatacaaaaacGCCTCTCAGCGGCGCAGGGAGTTGGGAGAAATGGGCCTGAAAGTCTGCTATTTATCAGGCCGTATCACCAGGTGCAGAAGAGTCATGTACTAGCTCCTACTTTTGGACCCCATCTGGTTCTGGTGTAAAATGGCCAAAGTCCACCCAAATATGTTAAAATAGGCTAATTATATGGGCTTTGTTCTGTTCCGGAAAAAGGAAAGACAATAATAGCATTTGTATCTTTAGTTTGCTACTTTACGAAAGGCTCATGGGGCCTCAAGGCTTGACCCAATAGTATTCGGTTTCCACTTTGCTGAAACTTACCAAAGTTCGGACACACCCAACTCTTCTCAGAATCTCAGGTCTAAAGTTTTTCCAATCTAAAAATGGGAAAAGAGAAATGGTCCCGACAAGTTTTGCTAAGCAATGAAAAGAGAggtaataataatagtaaaaacACTGCACTCACCAAGTCCGAAAGATAATAGTATTCTAATTTCTGGAATCTATTTGTTTGAGGAGGTGGAAAGTGGCAGGACCACGTGGTCCCTTCGGGAGGACAAACCCCATGCCCCAGCCACATGGTTCTCAAATGCCAAAATGTATATACTATACTAATTTAAAACGCAGAAAAATCCCATAAACCTTGCTACCTTTGACTACAAAGCAAGAATAGTAGAATGATTAATAGCTctgaatttcttttgtttccttgGCGGTGGTAGCTTGGAAATTGATCAATCAAACAACCAAAGGTCCATACCGTCCTTATTCTGTTGTTCCTTGCTGGAGAGACATGTCTCCCACCCACTATCTTCACGTACAACTGTACGCAACAATTGGACTTTTCTCCACATGATttaacaagagaaaaagtgtttgattAGCGTAAAGAATTCGAACCATTCCATTGAAATGTACAAACTGAATGTTTCTCTCTTAAATAAGCTCACAGCAGAGTTGAACACAGTTTGGTTTGCCTGGAAAACGATTTCACAGCCGTTACTACACAACTAGAGATATGGACAGAATCTGGTTTGTTTCGTTAGGGCGGCACAGTGACAAGTCAGGAttgtttgttttgttgtttcaTCATTCAAGGTCCAAAAAGGGTAATCCACCATGGAACTTGGTTTATTTCACAAAGAAATTAGAAAGATGAGTGTGGTACCACCCCATTAACAACAGCTagcatttgcttatagtatTTGTCTGCTACATGGAGAGGATAGAGTGCAATCAAGTTccaaaattgaaagaaatgtTATAACTCACAACTAACTAGTAGTAGTAGTTTGTAACTGAGTGAAAGTGGACGGATTTTGCCTTGAAACTTAGGAGAGAGGGGGGAAGAGAGGTGGGTTGGTTGTTTTGACTGCATGTGATGCGGACAGCCCATCCTCCTCTCCAGCTGTCTGCCGCCAACCCTCCTTTAATTTTGCCTTCTCTCTCGTTCATCAATGCATTCTCATGTTTTATCAGCCCTTTTGACTCTTTCGGAGTACGTCTTCCCCCGCTACGGCACCACGCAATGCTTTGTTCCTTTCCTTGGGAACCCCCGTATTTCAACACTATCTCCCCttgctttttcattttcccacTTCGCCATATGTTGAGACTCAATTGAATCATGTCTAAACCATTCAACATTTCTTCTGCAAAGCCTTTTATGAAACTTATCAGACTTTGGAGCTGTAACAAGTAATATTACATGTTCATCTTAAAAGCCTGTAACAAGGAACACTACTGTCACAGGAACACATGAATGTTACTCATACCTAATAATATCATTCTTTTATCAACTGTTACAATATTTCTTTAGGAATtagttatataattaattataaaaatttatttaatttaaaattaaaatatataaaaaattagcaaatataaataaaaataaaattttattgagtttatgaaaatatgtgtaaaaaaaaacaaatcgAGGAAAAATGTGGTGGTTTCATTGATAGATATTTTGGGCGAGAAGAAATTATCTCTTTGCGATTCAAAAAGTCCCCCACATGACATCACGTCTAGTCACATCTCATCCAAAACTTAAGCCAAAAAAACACATGGAGATTCTAACCACACTCTCGACCAAGTCCCTTACCCAACACGCTCCCGGTCAGCACCGCCCGGCACTGCAAAGCCTCGAAGCACTCGCTACAAGGGCGAGTCGTTGAAAAATAGCTAGATGGAGCCTCACGTCTTCTTCCAATGGGCCCCCATAGCGTTTGCCACTCCCGAGGCTGCCACAGTGACCCCAGCTATGATCATTCTCCACAAACCTTACGTCGTTGGTCCACACACTCCCGGGGCTGAGGCTCTATTCTTTTGCACGCCCCACTGTTTTTGGTCTTGGTTTTTCCCGAGTGAGTCCTTGTATCGTTATTTCAAACATTGGCTTGTACAGGAAAACAAAAGTAGATTCAGGGCAAAAACTCTAATTCACTTTGACAACATTACAAGAGGAAACAGTTAAATAGCCATTGGAGGCTCTTATTTAGGCCTTGGTGTGTGTTTCGTACGTTGAATAGGACTTctcattctttcttctttattgttttgatgaCCATCAATAAATACGTTTGTCCTAGCTACAGCTAGCTTTGGTCACGTGCTaagcaataaaattttgacaaagaAACTTTCATTTTGATACAATTGGCATTCTTTGTCCACTCTTTCCCCTTTCTATTCCTCTCAACACCAATCCTCTTTCATCTTTAACGGATTCACCCATTGCTGAGAACTTGATCAAACGTTTCGAGACTGTAGGGATATCATGTACAGTAGTAAGGGCTGTGCTAGGAATTACTTACTAATTAAGTGGTTGTTTTTAAGTCAACCAAAAATTTAGTagatgaaagaagaaagaaatggtAAAATATGGAGGAGAGAGCAATGTCATGTTCCATCAAATCATACTCTCTGacttcattaattaaaatttgaatgagAAGTGTTGACTTCGTCAAGCTGAAGCAAAGCCAAGTATTGCATAGGGGTGGGTGTTGTGGAAGATTTGGGTGCCCAAATCCTGTCGGTGTATGGTTTCCAAGTGATATaatatagaaaagaaatggaatgGTTTAGTACGTTGCATGCAGAAAATAATAGATGCCACAATAATGAGATGAGGTtgagtgagagagagaaagaatcgCTTTTACTATTTGTCTACTACCGTGGTGCGAATGTTGGAAGCATGGAAGCAAAGCAAAGGCCGAGAATGGCGGCAACCCATCCCTATATCTGAATCTAAAATCCCATATCAACCCCACACCACACTACTCACTATTCACATCACCTTGTCATGTAGAGACAGAGGTTTGCTAGTTTCTAAAAGATTTATAGGAAGGTGGTCTCCTttgaagaggaaaaaagaaaaaagataagCATTCAGCATAACCTCCGCTTtaaatttctccttttttcccCACTATCTGCCAGATTCAAAAAAAGGGTATAGAGTTAGAGGTGGTTAAGACTTAAGAGGCTCTCTTCTCAAATTTAGGGGGGGTTTGTGGCTTATTTGATGGAAAAGGCAGTTTCCCAAATAGGGAAAGTGGATTCATTATGAACATGGCTGGCTATAGCGTTTCAGACAAGGCAACCAATGAGAGTAGTAGCATTGAAGCTGTTGATTTGGGTGTGAAGCTGCAAAGTAGTAAATTATTGCTTCCTGGGAAGATGATGGTGGTTCACCATGATAATCATCACCGTCCATTTCCACCTTATGCAATTTGTTATGGTGATGTTGATGCTGATGGTCCCACAGGTAACAACAAGAAGCCTAAGACCAGTAATATATACGATGTTTTTCAAAGCAGTGATTCTGGTGCTGCTGCTGTTGCTGTTGCTGCTATTGCTAGTGGTGGTGCAGTTGGTGTAAGGACTCTGCAGCCTTTTGACGTTGCTCCCACTACACCCTTTGCTGCTCACACCGCCTTCAAATCCCCAGGTAGAAATTTCCTTCCTTTATCTCATCTAGTCAGTGCAAAGTGTATCATGTCTCTTCTTGTTCTTAATCCTCTCTttccctttcctttcttcctcTCTGTCCTCTCTGAAAAATTACACATCTTTACTTAttcatttaagaaaaaaaaaagagaaaattttcatCTTTATTCAGTGAGCAaggcagagagagagagagacaagaGTAAAGTTTTGTCTGTTAGACTGAGACAGACACTGTGGATGTTTGATTTTTGTAACAGGAGGGATGGCGGCATCTTTGGAGTTTCCTTTTACAAATGCACAGTGGAAGGAGCTTGAGAGACAAGCTATGATATTCAAGTACATGAAGGCTTCTGTTCCTGTGCCACCTGATCTGCTTATTCCCATCACGGGAAGCGCCTCAGTTCCAGCTGCTTCCAACTCCGCTTGTAATCCCCCTTCTTTCTATTTAGCTTTCTATTCCTTAATTTCTGTCATTTTTTACTGATGGGATGGCTTGTATCTATGCCAAGAGATCGTAAGAATTAACAAAGTAAACGTTGTTCTTTTTGCTCTGGCCAGTGGGTGGTGGTGCTCTAAATCTGAGGTTCTCAAGCAGAGGGGATCTTGAACCAGGGAGGTGCAGGAGAACAGATGGAAAAAAATGGAGGTGCTCTAGAGATGTGGCGCCTGACCAAAAGTATTGTGAGCGTCACATGCATAGAGGTCGTCCCCGTTCAAGAAAGCCTGTGGAACTTCCTAACAAGAAGACCCGCCATACACATACTCAAGCTCTTCCTTCAACTTCTTCCACTATTCTCACTAAGAATGCTTCTCCATCACAGTTTCTTGGAACTCTTGCTCAGCCCTTCCGTCAGAATCAGACCactttttttcttgataagcCAAGTGAAAAAGCTGCAACATTTTGGCCCGTGGCCTCTGTTTCTTCCTACAAGGAACCTAGGTGAGTTGAAGCTTTCTTCCCATTTTCTCTGATTACCCCcaaaccccaaaaaaaaaaaaaacaaaatcttttgtgtgttttgagttttgattATACATTTCCGTCTCTAATTATGataatctttcttttctcattgAAGGAACTCGGACTGGATTGTGAGTGAAGAACTCATTCCCTTGGCTTCATCTGACCAACGGTGGCATTATCTCATGCAAACAGTACCAACTTCTGTCAGATCTTTCTCCAATGCTGATAACTCATCTGTTCTCAACCAAAACTACAATAAGGAACCTCTGAACTTAAATTCATATGCAAATTTCAATGCTACAGAAGATCAACAAAGCAACCGTTGCCCTTTGTTTCTCAATTCTGAAATAGTTCCGCTAGAGAAGTCCCCAGAAATTGCTGCAAGAGGCTTTATTGATGCGTGGTCTACTGGTGTATCAGAAAACCGCAAAGCCAACTCAGGAACTGAAACCTCTGTTTCCTTTAATggaaaattctctctttcatcactttctctctcaatGGGAGTCACTGACATCAGGGATGATGAGATGGCCCCTATTCATATGGGACTGGGAGTGACTGAGTCTGATCAGAACCATGAATATGCTTCCAAATCACATCTCTCAAGCTGGTTAGGCCCTGCCTCTTGGGCTGCTTCCACACCTGGAGGCCCACTAGCAGAAGTATTAAGGCCTAGCAAGATCGCCAGCGCCGTAGCAACCACGGAAGGCAGCTCTAATTCATCATCTCCCGTTACTGGGAATGGAAATTCTTGTAGTCCACCGCTGACTGCAGTGTCTTCACCATCTGGTGTTTTACAAAGAACCCTTGCTTCATTTTCTGATAGCAGTGGTAGCAGCAGCCCAACACTGGCCAGTTCAGGGGCCAAACCTGAGATAGGTTCGATGTGGCTTAAAGGAAATTAACATATCGTCCTGTTGGAATTGAAGCCAAGAATTTACTAGAAAcgatattgtttttttttttgttttggcgTTCTTTAATTGGTTACTTCGTTGTTGGTT
This window encodes:
- the LOC18605846 gene encoding growth-regulating factor 7 — protein: MNMAGYSVSDKATNESSSIEAVDLGVKLQSSKLLLPGKMMVVHHDNHHRPFPPYAICYGDVDADGPTGNNKKPKTSNIYDVFQSSDSGAAAVAVAAIASGGAVGVRTLQPFDVAPTTPFAAHTAFKSPGGMAASLEFPFTNAQWKELERQAMIFKYMKASVPVPPDLLIPITGSASVPAASNSALGGGALNLRFSSRGDLEPGRCRRTDGKKWRCSRDVAPDQKYCERHMHRGRPRSRKPVELPNKKTRHTHTQALPSTSSTILTKNASPSQFLGTLAQPFRQNQTTFFLDKPSEKAATFWPVASVSSYKEPRNSDWIVSEELIPLASSDQRWHYLMQTVPTSVRSFSNADNSSVLNQNYNKEPLNLNSYANFNATEDQQSNRCPLFLNSEIVPLEKSPEIAARGFIDAWSTGVSENRKANSGTETSVSFNGKFSLSSLSLSMGVTDIRDDEMAPIHMGLGVTESDQNHEYASKSHLSSWLGPASWAASTPGGPLAEVLRPSKIASAVATTEGSSNSSSPVTGNGNSCSPPLTAVSSPSGVLQRTLASFSDSSGSSSPTLASSGAKPEIGSMWLKGN